One genomic region from Arthrobacter pigmenti encodes:
- the tsf gene encoding translation elongation factor Ts, giving the protein MANYTAADIKALRERTGAGMMDVKKALDEANGDAEKAMELIRIKGLKGATKREGRSTAEGLVAAKVDGNVGVMVEVNCETDFVAKAGPFIEFANKVLAAAIDSGASDVEGVLAHTVDGKPVSEHVIEAGALLGEKVDIRRVARVEGAIVDAYLHKTSKDLPAQVGVLFAVEGSGNGAAEAAHDVAVHIAAYSPTYLTREDVPAELVETERRIADETARAEGKPEAALPKIVEGRLTGFFKEGVLVDQAFAKDAKKSVAQVLKDAGAEPKEFARFRVGA; this is encoded by the coding sequence ATGGCAAACTACACTGCCGCTGACATCAAGGCCCTCCGCGAGCGGACCGGCGCCGGAATGATGGACGTGAAGAAGGCTCTGGACGAGGCCAACGGCGATGCCGAGAAGGCTATGGAGCTCATCCGCATCAAGGGGCTCAAGGGCGCCACCAAGCGTGAGGGACGCTCCACCGCCGAGGGACTCGTTGCCGCGAAGGTCGACGGAAACGTCGGCGTCATGGTCGAGGTCAACTGCGAGACGGACTTCGTGGCCAAGGCAGGCCCGTTCATTGAGTTCGCCAACAAGGTGCTCGCGGCCGCTATCGATTCCGGTGCTTCCGACGTTGAAGGCGTGCTCGCCCACACCGTTGACGGCAAGCCTGTTTCGGAGCACGTCATCGAAGCCGGTGCCCTGCTTGGTGAGAAGGTTGACATCCGCCGCGTTGCACGCGTCGAGGGTGCCATCGTAGATGCCTACCTGCACAAGACGTCCAAGGATCTCCCGGCCCAGGTCGGCGTTCTCTTCGCCGTTGAGGGAAGCGGGAACGGCGCGGCCGAGGCTGCTCACGACGTCGCCGTCCACATCGCTGCGTACTCGCCGACCTACCTCACCCGTGAGGATGTCCCTGCCGAACTCGTGGAAACCGAGCGCCGCATCGCCGATGAGACCGCACGCGCCGAAGGCAAGCCTGAAGCTGCACTGCCGAAGATCGTCGAGGGTCGCCTCACCGGCTTCTTCAAGGAGGGAGTCCTGGTGGACCAGGCCTTCGCCAAGGACGCCAAGAAGTCCGTTGCACAGGTGCTCAAGGACGCAGGAGCCGAGCCCAAGGAATTCGCTCGATTCCGGGTGGGTGCGTAA
- the rpsB gene encoding 30S ribosomal protein S2, whose translation MPVVTMRQLLDSGVHFGHQTRRWNPKMKRFIFTERNGIYIIDLQQSLSYIDRAYEFIKATVAHGGTVLFVGTKKQAQEAIAEQAMRVGQPYVNQRWLGGMLTNFQTVSKRIQRMKELEEINFEDVAGSGHTKKELLLLQRELTKLENNLGGIRNLTKAPSIIWVVDTKKEHLAIDEAKKLNIPVVAILDTNCDPDEVDFPIPGNDDAIRAVNLLTRVVADAVAEGLIARNNRASGNDAAAVEEPLAEWERELLEGSTAEEAPAAEAPAAEAQATEAPATEEAPAAEEAPAAEGAAEAEKSESK comes from the coding sequence AGCGCTTTATCTTCACCGAGCGCAACGGAATCTACATCATTGACCTGCAGCAGTCGCTGTCCTACATCGACCGCGCCTACGAATTCATCAAGGCCACCGTTGCACACGGTGGAACTGTGCTTTTCGTCGGAACCAAGAAGCAGGCACAGGAAGCCATTGCCGAACAGGCAATGCGCGTTGGGCAGCCCTACGTCAATCAGCGCTGGCTGGGCGGTATGCTCACTAACTTCCAGACTGTCTCCAAGCGTATCCAGCGCATGAAGGAACTCGAAGAGATCAACTTCGAGGACGTAGCCGGTTCCGGGCACACCAAGAAGGAACTCCTGCTGCTTCAGCGCGAGCTGACCAAGCTTGAGAACAACCTCGGCGGCATCCGCAACCTCACCAAGGCTCCCTCCATCATCTGGGTTGTGGACACCAAGAAGGAACACCTCGCCATCGACGAAGCCAAGAAGCTCAACATCCCGGTTGTGGCCATCCTGGACACCAACTGCGATCCGGACGAGGTCGATTTCCCGATCCCGGGTAATGATGACGCCATCCGCGCCGTCAACCTCCTGACCCGCGTTGTAGCCGACGCCGTTGCCGAGGGCCTCATCGCCCGCAACAACCGTGCGTCAGGCAATGATGCAGCAGCCGTCGAAGAGCCCCTTGCTGAGTGGGAGCGCGAACTGCTCGAGGGCAGCACCGCTGAAGAAGCACCTGCAGCCGAGGCACCTGCAGCCGAGGCCCAGGCCACCGAAGCACCCGCAACTGAAGAAGCTCCGGCTGCTGAGGAAGCGCCGGCGGCTGAAGGGGCTGCGGAAGCTGAGAAGAGCGAGAGCAAGTAA
- the pyrH gene encoding UMP kinase, with protein sequence MEEYETTTQGESSKRRVLLKLSGEVFGGGKLGVDPEMVRGIAKQIAATIGQVEVAIVVGGGNFFRGAELSQSGMDRSRADYMGMLGTVMNCLALQDFLEQAGVETRVQSAITMGQVAEAYIPRRAIRHLEKDRVVIFGAGAGLPYFSTDTVAAQRALEVRADVVLMAKSGVDGVYTADPRKDPTARKLDSLSYDDALRQDIRVMDQTAMTMCKDNNLSMVVFGMEGEGNVTSAIMGERIGTTVTA encoded by the coding sequence ATGGAAGAGTACGAGACGACCACCCAGGGCGAATCTTCGAAGCGGCGCGTTCTGCTGAAATTGTCGGGTGAAGTCTTCGGCGGGGGAAAGCTCGGCGTGGATCCGGAAATGGTGCGGGGCATCGCCAAGCAGATCGCCGCAACCATCGGACAGGTCGAGGTGGCTATTGTGGTGGGCGGCGGAAACTTCTTCCGCGGGGCGGAGCTGTCCCAGAGCGGCATGGACCGGTCCCGCGCGGACTACATGGGTATGCTCGGCACGGTGATGAACTGCCTGGCCCTACAGGATTTCCTGGAGCAGGCGGGCGTTGAAACGCGTGTACAGAGCGCCATCACCATGGGCCAGGTGGCCGAAGCGTACATTCCTCGCCGCGCCATTCGACACCTCGAGAAGGACCGCGTAGTAATCTTCGGTGCCGGTGCCGGACTACCCTATTTCTCGACCGACACCGTGGCCGCCCAGCGCGCGCTTGAGGTGCGTGCCGACGTCGTACTCATGGCGAAGAGCGGAGTGGATGGTGTCTACACGGCGGATCCCCGCAAGGACCCGACCGCCCGCAAGCTCGACTCCCTTTCGTACGACGACGCCCTCCGCCAGGACATCCGGGTAATGGACCAGACGGCGATGACCATGTGCAAGGACAACAACCTATCAATGGTGGTCTTCGGCATGGAAGGCGAAGGCAACGTGACGAGTGCGATCATGGGCGAGCGGATTGGAACAACAGTCACGGCCTGA
- the frr gene encoding ribosome recycling factor, with the protein MIEETLSDATDRMDRAVEAAKEDFATVRTGRANPSLFAKVIVNYYGSPTPLQQLASFQNPEARTLLITPFDRSALSEIEKALRDSDLGANPSNDGNIIRVVLPELTEERRKEYVKLVRGKAEDAKIQIRNIRRKAKDGIDKAVKDGDAGEDDGARAEKDLDARTKSHTENIDDMLKRKETELLEV; encoded by the coding sequence GTGATCGAAGAGACTTTGTCAGACGCCACAGACAGGATGGACCGCGCGGTCGAAGCGGCGAAGGAGGACTTCGCAACGGTGCGCACAGGCCGGGCCAACCCGTCACTGTTCGCCAAGGTCATCGTTAACTACTACGGTTCGCCCACTCCGTTGCAGCAGCTCGCTTCGTTCCAGAACCCCGAAGCCCGCACACTGCTGATCACGCCGTTCGACCGTTCGGCCCTGTCGGAGATCGAGAAGGCGCTGCGGGATTCTGATCTGGGAGCCAACCCGTCGAATGACGGCAACATCATCCGTGTTGTCCTTCCGGAGCTGACCGAGGAACGGCGCAAGGAATACGTCAAGCTTGTGCGTGGCAAGGCTGAGGACGCAAAGATCCAGATCCGCAACATCCGCCGCAAGGCCAAGGACGGCATCGACAAAGCCGTCAAGGACGGCGACGCCGGTGAGGATGACGGGGCGAGGGCGGAAAAGGATCTCGACGCCCGGACGAAGTCCCACACGGAGAACATCGACGACATGCTCAAGCGCAAGGAAACCGAGTTGCTCGAGGTCTGA